Proteins encoded together in one Hevea brasiliensis isolate MT/VB/25A 57/8 chromosome 16, ASM3005281v1, whole genome shotgun sequence window:
- the LOC110635107 gene encoding glucan endo-1,3-beta-glucosidase 12, whose amino-acid sequence MHMGGRVICYLVFFLFDLFHSSGSRIIAFGHFSRLDHGTKHHLTSISRSQKDITTPITTVPTIIPTDPTSSTPIVNPNSDPDSTSPATMTPMITPTTTSSPGASWCVASPSASPTALQVALDYACGYGGADCSAIQGGGSCYNPNSLHDHASFAFNSYYQKNPIPSSCNFGGTAVTTSSDPSSGTCQYPSTSTSSSVLNTTNSNGATVYGAVPSTPTTPAAAAAAQINNQINFRLITCAIIIMVAASFI is encoded by the exons ATGCATATGGGTGGCAGAGTTATCTGTTATTTAGTATTCTTCCTATTTGATCTCTTTCACTCTTCAG GTTCAAGAATTATTGCATTTGGACATTTTAGCAGACTAGATCATGGAACAAAACATCATCTTACTTCTATTTCCAGGAGCCAAAAGGATATTACCACTCCGATAACCACTGTTCCGACGATCATTCCTACCGATCCAACTTCATCGACTCCCATTGTAAACCCGAATTCAGACCCAGATTCTACATCGCCGGCAACCATGACGCCCATGATAACACCAACCACAACATCTTCACCTGGAGCTAGCTGGTGTGTTGCGAGCCCAAGTGCATCACCGACGGCATTACAAGTAGCATTGGACTACGCTTGTGGTTATGGTGGTGCAGATTGTTCGGCGATTCAAGGTGGTGGAAGTTGTTACAATCCCAATAGTCTTCATGATCATGCTTCTTTTGCATTCAATAGCTATTATCAGAAGAATCCGATTCCAAGCAGCTGCAATTTTGGAGGAACTGCGGTTACTACAAGCTCTGATCCAA gcagTGGGACGTGTCAGTATCCATCGACTAG CACAAGCTCGTCAGTGTTGAACACCACAAATTCAAACGGGGCAACAGTTTATGGAGCAGTACCTTCAACCCCCACAACGCCAGCCGCTGCTGCCGCTGCACAAATTAATAATCAAATTAACTTCAGGTTAATTACATGTGCCATTATTATTATGGTAGCTGCATCTTTCATCTAA